CCCGCGCGGAGGCGCGGGCGAGAGACGGGTTGCCTATCACACTTGAATCTCTTGTGGAACGCGCTGGGTTGCATGACCGGAGCCACGCACGCAAGCTCGTGAAGAAACTCGCCGAACGCGGATACGTCAAGCAGATCGAATCAGGCGGTACGATCCTGGTCCCCGGTGAGCGGGCCGGTTGCGAGCTGCCTCTGCTGGGCCACACCGCAGCCGGCGCCCCGATCGCGAACCTCTCGACGAACTACGAGTATTTCAACTTCAACGACGCATTTGGTGGTGATGGCAATTTCATGCTGAAGGTGCGTGGCCGGTCAATGATCGGAGATTGCATCAACGATGGAGATCTGCTCATTCTCAAGCCGTCGTCTGTTGCTGAGGACGGGCAAAAGGTGGTGTGCAAAATCGAAGACGAGCTGACCCTCAAAGTGTTCCGCAAGATCCGGAACGCCTATTGGCTTTACGCCTGCAATACCAAAGTGAAGCCCCGCAAGCTCGACCCAAAACAAGATAACCAAATCATCGGCATCCTGATCGGCGTGGTGCGCCAGGAGCAGTGACCACGTGAGCGCGGAAAAGGATGCCAACAGCCAGGAGCCCCGAAGCGCCTTCTACGTCGCAGTGATCGGCGATCCCGACCTGATGCGCCCGCGCGAACTGGGCGCGATGCTTGACCGACTGCTCACCCGACAGCGGGACGAGAGCCGGATCGTACTGCTCGTCACGAGCGACGGCCCGGAAGTGCAACTGTCGAGCGGGCAGAACTGGCCGATCCACCTCGTGCCGTTGTGCTCTGGCCCTGTAAAGCGAGATTGCGAGATCATCTACCAGGCTCACGCAATCGTGATTATCGGTAGCCCGGAGCCGTGGTCTCGGCTCATGCGGTTAGCTGCCGAGTCTGGAATTCCGACCCGGGTGTTTAAGCAACACCAACGCCCAGCCCCTCGATCGGAAGGAATCTTCGATGGCCCGTGGTAAGAAGAAGGCCGCACGCCAGCGCCGGCACAAAGGCACTGGGTCATTCTTCCTGAGTGAGTCTCGGGGCGTGTACATCGGTCGTGTGATCGTGGGCCGAACCCCCGCGGGTAAACCTATATACGTTGAGCGGAGCGACCCGACAGAGGCCGGGCTTGCCGCAAAACTCGCACGGCTGGAACCTCCTAAAGCTGATGCCACGATGCGAGACTGGCTCGCACGGTGGCTCGACGAAATGGGCGTTCGTGGTCGCACTGAGAAGATCCGCCGCGGCGCGGTCTCGAACTACCTGGCGCCGTCGCTCGGGCACCTCAAAGTGCGAGAGGTAACGGTGCAGCAGATCAACCGCGCCGCTACAGCTTGGGCCGAAAAGGTCGCGCCTGCGACAGTTCGGTTGTACCTGTCGGTTCTTCACACTGCCATGAAAGCGGCTCAGGATGCCGGGTTAAGAACGGACAACCCCGCCGGCGCGGTCAAGAAGCCTGTGGCACCCAAAAAGAAGATATACCCGTTCACACGCGACGAGGTGAAGCTCATCGTGGCAGAGGCCGCGAAATTGCCACGCACGCGGATCGTCGGGGCGCTAATCCTGCTTGGATGTCGAATGGGCGAAGCACTCGCGCTCGACGTTCCCGCATTCGATCCCATCACCGGTGAACTGTCCATTACCGAAACGCAGGACCACGATAAGACTCGCGGCCCGACCAAGAGCGCGAATGGGGTGAGGACGATTGATGTGCCACCGGATCTGCTCCCGATTCTTACGGCGGCAATCGGCGAACGGACGAGCGGTTCGATTTTTACCAGCCCAGAGGGTGGTCGATCCCAACACGACTCGACGCGAAACGCCTGGGTTCGGGTGCTCAAACAGGTTGGTTTGAAGTACCGGAATCCACACCAGGCCCGTCACACGGTCGCCACCCTCCTGCTTGCGGCTGGTTGGGGCGTAGGGGATGTTGCGGCGTACCTTGGCGATTCACCCGAGACGATTATGCGCACCTACTGCCACCCTACAGGCGCAAAGATGGGGGCCGCCTTTCACGCGGTGTTGCACGGGTAAAGTGGTGATAAGATGAGAGTGGGTTGACGGAAGTGAAGTATTGTCAACGCACTAAAGCACTTACATCGTGGCACTTAAACTCTTCCCCGAGTTGAAGGCCCGCCGGGATGGTCCCGGCGGGTCTTTTTTCGTGCGCAGTTCTGCGCAATGTGTTTCACAACGCCAGAAGCGGGGGCGTTCCTTCCGGACCCGGCGGCCACCACCAGTGACGGAAGAGATAGACGATTACGCCGGCTGCGGGCAGCCCAACTTGTGCCACTGTTGTGAATTCCATGATGCGTACCCCGGGTGCAGCCATGCTGTGCGAGCAATTGGGCTACACATAGGTACGCAAACCACAGACCGGACCGGGCAGCAAATGTCCGATAATTCGCCATGAATTACGCAGATAGCGCAGATTGAAATCTCATTATCTTCTAATCTGCGCTATCTGCTTCACCCGCGACGGTTTACACCGTACTCACTTCTTCGGCGGTACAATGGGCCAGCCGCCCGCGGGCGCCAGCCCGCTGTGGTTGATCTGCGCCCAATATTTGTAGATGTCGAAGTGTGGGTCGTTGTCCTGGTCGTGGCACTTCATGCACATGCCCCCGACGCGGTTGAGTAGCAGTTGGTCGGCCGGG
This region of Gemmata massiliana genomic DNA includes:
- a CDS encoding LexA family protein, with the translated sequence MDERPALDGTLLNVFEAARAEARARDGLPITLESLVERAGLHDRSHARKLVKKLAERGYVKQIESGGTILVPGERAGCELPLLGHTAAGAPIANLSTNYEYFNFNDAFGGDGNFMLKVRGRSMIGDCINDGDLLILKPSSVAEDGQKVVCKIEDELTLKVFRKIRNAYWLYACNTKVKPRKLDPKQDNQIIGILIGVVRQEQ
- a CDS encoding tyrosine-type recombinase/integrase, whose amino-acid sequence is MARGKKKAARQRRHKGTGSFFLSESRGVYIGRVIVGRTPAGKPIYVERSDPTEAGLAAKLARLEPPKADATMRDWLARWLDEMGVRGRTEKIRRGAVSNYLAPSLGHLKVREVTVQQINRAATAWAEKVAPATVRLYLSVLHTAMKAAQDAGLRTDNPAGAVKKPVAPKKKIYPFTRDEVKLIVAEAAKLPRTRIVGALILLGCRMGEALALDVPAFDPITGELSITETQDHDKTRGPTKSANGVRTIDVPPDLLPILTAAIGERTSGSIFTSPEGGRSQHDSTRNAWVRVLKQVGLKYRNPHQARHTVATLLLAAGWGVGDVAAYLGDSPETIMRTYCHPTGAKMGAAFHAVLHG